Sequence from the Pagrus major chromosome 15, Pma_NU_1.0 genome:
aacacaacatggtaTTTTCACCTTATAAAGTTGCGATATCAACTTTATGTGTGAGCAAAACAATGTGTATTCAGCATCACATGGAGTTGTGGTAAATGTAACTTAGGGCTGcatgaaaaggtaaaaaaaaaaaaaaaattttgcaTTTCAGTTGTCATCTCCactgaaaaaagtattaaagtCCTGATGAGGTGACATTTGttgggtctgtaccaaacaaacatgttctgtTACATCTGGAGAAGAAGATCTGTAGatcaggacatctctgcagcactacagtacttcatcataatgctgtttttcacacatttgaccttttatCAAAACTAAAATTGCAcgcagtagagtgcataccttcCCCAAGGCCCAGCTGTCCCCTTTGTCTGCATGAAATTGTATTCTCTCACAGATACCAGCAACCTTAATatgcctgttttctttttcatcaatTCCAtttattattccctgagaaatgaacaatAATGTTCAAAAACTACCTTCTCAATCTcgcaatattaaagaaagtgagaaaacattcctggatcttATcaggatccacaccaaaagttgaTGAGGTCTATTGTGGGCTGGaaatggaaatctgttcagtagtttttgtgtaatcctgctgaccaaccaaccaaccaaccaaccaaccaacgaTAAGGACATTACCTCCTTTGCAGAGgtaaaaattgcagcttctgtgatttggatattgcatgCAGCCATATTGCTACTTAGATAGCATTTGTACTAACTGTGCAGCTGTAATGTAAGTCTAATATTCACGCTCCAAATTAatttataaagcacattttcaaacaGTTGGCCAAAGTGCTGAACAGTCAGAAAtagtgaaaaaacaacacaataaaacacaaagaccaTAAGAACAAGAAAGACAACTGTCATACTGAATCAAAAGCCaaggaataaaaatgtgttttgagacGGGATTTAAAAACAGGCAGTGTAGAGGCCAGCCAAACATGTAGAGGCAACTCGTTCCAGAGTTTGGCTCGATCTCCCCTTTGCTTCAACCTTGATCTGGGGACAACCAAAAGCAACTGGTCAGTGGACCTGAGTGACCTTGATGGAACATGTGGTTGTAAAAGGTCAGAGAGATAGGTTGGAGCTAGCCCATTCAATGATTTGTAGGTAAACAATGCACTCTTGAAGTCAATCCGAAAGCgtacagggagccagtgaacTTTATTCTTGATCTCCAGCAACTCCTGAGGGAAGTATCTGGCTCTTtaactgctaaatgctccattgTGTTCAGCAGCTAGTCTctaagtctgtctgtctgctgtttggtgctgagcaggtagtgtacagtggggttatctgagctgctgctgctgctgctgcttctgctaactgctgctgctgctgctgctgctgcctgctgctaactgctgctgctgctgagaggagaGTTTGTGGGCTATTAGACCAAACGATCAGAACAGGCAGcactgaggggaactgcagcgGTGGTGATATCTTCTGTGGGTTCATTACCACAATCAACATCTTTTacattacacacagtcatttgatccaAAGTCAATATAAATGTATTGATGCTGGTTTAaattaagtgtgtgtttggtcaGTGGTTGGAAAGTGTCTTTACACCAAGTAGTGATGCCATCCGGCATGCGTCTGAATAAAGAAGACGTCAACATtcaaagacatacagtatgtctgtcTGCCATCTGGGGCCTCCCGTAGATCAGGTTGCctggtgcacctttaaactcaTCCACTCTGCCAGACGTGCCAGTGGCTCCATCCCTACAAACACATGGACAGCTGAGTGgtgtttaaagctgcaacactTAACTGATGAATACTGTTAAATAATGCAACATTTATCTTTAGAATCACTTAATcggtttaaatattttttatgaaaaaaaagttaaaattgtaTGAtaccagcttcttaaatgtgagtattttctggtttctaaGTAAACTGTATATCTctgagttgtggacaaaacaagacatttgaggctGTCATCTGATTCGTCTTACTGATcggcatttttcacaattttctgacattttaaagactaaacaaCAAATTGATGAAtatagaaaataatcaacagaatcaTTTGTAGCAGCCGTTGTGTTCAGACCCCAAGAACATTATACATTAGTGAAGATTCCACAGTTTGAGACATCAGATATGTCGCAGTACTTTTTGACAATGCATATAAAATGCAGAAGACATTAACAGCTTTCTATTAAATACCATGGAGCAGCCATAACACACAGtgttttggtcttaatggtTATAATTATCTAATTAATGTTATATTAATACAAGAGTGACAATGTGAGTACAAgccttttctctgtgtgtggcATATGCATCATGATTGTAAAGGGTTCAGCTGACAGCAGATGGTGCATATAGCGTCTAATATTTCAGAGGGCATGAAGTATCTGGGAACAGCCAGTCATTTTACATCTGCTTGCATCAGGCAAATCAGCATTTCTTAAAGAGAACCACATTCTCACAGAGATGTAAGGTGTGTTATTGTATGTTGTAAGACAGGACATGGTCAAAGTCtttgtttctgaaatgttttcttcCGCAGCTTCTGCGGGGGGTGACCATATCCAACGGAGGGGTTCTGCCTCGGATCCACCCAGAGCTTCTCTCCAAGAAGAGGGGAGGCCGCGTGAAAGTGGACAGCCAGGCGTCTGTCCCCGAGAAGCAGGAAGAACGCTCAAAGAGCAAGAAACCCATCAAGTCGTTCAAAAAGGTTAAAGGCAAACGAGGCCGCAAGCCAAAGGTTAGTCAACTTAACAGACTGGACAGAATCTACAGGGAGGTGGGGGGcattaaaggaaaatgaaatgtttgtcagattgTTGAACACTGACAGAAGCCACCTTTCCAACAACAGAACTGACAATTCTTCAACccctctgaaacaaacagtgtcATCCACTTTACGCAGTCTTGGCCAGGTTGTGTGGAGGTGAGAAAGTAGGCAGGAGCCCACTGGATGTGTGCATCATCATTCCTGTTTGTTCAATTCATCTGAACAGGTagaaacagtttgtgtttggaccACATGTCATACAAACTAGTTTGTCTGTAGCACACTGAGACCTTTACTGCACCATGCTACAGATCCAAACAGTTAGAACTGGTCTACAACTATTATCTACAGCAGGAAGAAAAGTTTCCCTACCACCTGATACACATGGATACTTTTTTCTGTACCTGAGTTGAGAAATAAACAGGGGTCTAGTCAGGGGTCACCTATTAGCtggttctggagctttcaatcaCGTctcagaagaaaagaagaagaaaagtagtTAGTGGAACTTCAGTTGAGAGTAGTTTGTCAATCAACTGTGTCCAGGGTCAAGGATTTTCCGTTTCACATGTTTTAACccttatttctttaaaaaaatgtgccaAACTGCTCAGTGCGTCCGGGTTAAATCAAGAGCTTTGCCAAACTAATATTTAGTCAAGCTAGAAAAGTTTCGactggatggaggaggaggagcagagataGAAGAAGGGCCCTTCTCTTTTCTCTATTTTGCGCCAGCTTGTCTCCTCACTCCTCCGTCCTCTTGCCTGTGACCCGGAAAATTGATCTCAGTGCGCCATATTTGAAGATTTCTCAATTCCCAAAATGCTCCTTGAGGAGAGAGTAGTGAGGAGGCTTACTAATGGAACTATGAGCGAGGATGCAAAGGTGTAATCTTTGTAGAAATCTTTTCAGCACCCGTGACCAAAAGAGGCATGACCCACTCCTTTGTGTTCATATAATGTGTTAGTTATTCAAGCTGATCATATGTTGGATCAAACTTTCTGCCCTTCACTGTTTGTGTAGCTCTGAATAAGGCACCGCTCCACAGTCCTTACTAGCACCTTTACCTTGATATCACCTATGTCACATTATGCCACATTGTAAATTGAATTAAACGTAAATCTATGTTGTCATGAACACTGGTCTGCTCATCTGACAGAAATCATAAAATACAGCAGTAGACTATAACAGAAGAATGGACTGGTGGTGCAGCTGTGCCACACATCACATTTAAACAACGCTCTGAAACGTGGGTGTCTCATTCTGTTAAATACCTGTTGCTCTCTCCTCATGTCTCTTCCTTACCCTCCTTTGCTTGCATCTGAGGCAGGAGGGATGTGATGAGAGGAGGCGAGGAAAAGGAATTCAGGATGTACAAACTGAGTAACAATAAGAAGAACGTAGCTGTTGCGCTCATGacgtcaaactgctgcacccGTGTAGACTGGAGAGCCAGACATGTCATTGCTGGGGTGgatgttttttacagtttcagaagaaaaaaacatgattgtaGTTTGTGACACATGTTCCGCAAGGGTAACAAGTTTTGCCACAACAAATCTCTTATTAGAGCTGTGGAATATGAAATCATCCATCTTTAGTCACCACATCCTCGCCTTTCTTTCCGGGTGTGCATAAACTTCAGGTTCAGAACcttttaaaatacagaaatgtgacATTACTTGTTCTCAGTATTGACCAGGTGAAAAGGGTAATTATTGGTTATCAGCCTAAAAACACAAGACACTACTTTTTGAGCCTTGACACTTCTTACTTAGTGTCTGTACTCAAGCACTGAGGTTTGATACTCGGCAAAGTTATTATTTGTTCAAGCTGTACACTCACGTTCTGATGTAAGTGTGGTTTaaatctgccttttttttcctcccatgtGGCAAAGAGCACAGACAATGAGTCTGTACCAAACTCCACAGTGGAAGACGGTCCGGGAGATGGATTCACCATTCTGTCAGCAAAGAGCCTGTTCCTTGGACAAAAGGTAACACGTGTCAGACTGATAGATGATCACGTGACCTGTTAGACCCAATTCATGTTAGGTCTTCCATGTGACAACATCATGACAGTAACGACCATGTGACTTCTGATAAAAGGCCAACCAACATAACAGTCTAATCCATGACAAGTAAGAGAGCCACAGTAGCACTTTTCTCACACAGTGTTGGTGACTTTGTGAATCCACAGCTTTCACTAACAGAGAGTGAAATCAGCAAAATCGGAACAATCAAAGTGGAGGGGATAATTAACCCAACAAATGCAGAGATGGACCTCAAAGACGGAGTGGGTGAGGACGACATGTTCGGAtctattttatttcttgttaATAACTTTACAGACTTTTGTCCGTCCCATCTTGTGCTCACCTGCTCTACTGTTTTCAGGCAACGCCCTGGAGAAAGCCGGAGGCCGAGACTTCCTGGATGGAGTCAAGGAGCTGCGAAAAGCTCAGGGGCCTTTGGAGGTGGCATCAGGTACACGAGTGTCCCGTGGGCCAATCTTCTTACAAGGATAACTGTGTTTTTAGATGCTGTTTGAGGTTTCTTTAGACGTACACATCTACAGTGGTTTTTAGTGGTCTCCAAGCAAACTGGGCTTCCACTCTGGCTGATGGCAGACATTACTGTCCACAGGCGTGTTAGAAGTCATGTGATGTAGTATTTCCTGGTCTTTCTTCAGCCTTGAATGACAACTAGGTTTCACATAGATCTGCCTTTGGTTACTCCTTGACAAGACTTCATACATACTGCATTGTGTACGTACTGTAACCAGTCTGCTGGCTGAAGGTGCCCTTTACTTCTGAAGGTCATATAGAAGCATCAGTGTTATATTTCGACTACTCCTTGTAGTACGTTtacaaacaaatgtgttgatAAAAAAGGTTCACATGATGCCAATTTTTCCTGTGTTGTCTAGAAACAACCTGTAACTGAGAGCTGTGCACAGCACagtctcatttataaaacattgcGTACGATCCAATGATAAAAGTGCACGTGTGCCCAAAAGCCAAAAAGTGAGTGcaccaaaaaatattcagatttataaAAGCTGATGTACGCCCAACAATGCGCAGTTTCCTTtaataaatctcaaatcaaccTGGAAATGTGTGCACATGGATCCGCCTCATGTACCTCCCTCTccacacccacattcaaccaTCGATGGTCAATGCAAAGTGCCTCATGAATGCAAACGCCTGGAAATGAGCCGCTGATTCTTTACAGTGAATCATGGCCAcaatgagagaaagaagaagaaaaaacatatttctggcACAGAGAACGAGGTGTTGGTTGGTGAGGTGGTGGTTACAAAGCACATATTGTATTCGTTCATTCTCGTCATCCTCTATCAGTGCTAGGACCGTGATAGTCCATGCAGCATTACGCACGAGTGGCACCGCAGCATTTATATGCATACAGCGATCAGACTGACTGTTCCACTTACCAAAATGATTGTGACGATCGGTGTTATCCCTCAGCCTGAGATATCATTTGAAAGTGGAAGTTTGATACGtgaacacaatttatttatttaatgaagtttagttacggtgaactcggcctgcatcatgatcaggactcacaatgaggatatggagtgtaacgaTTGTGTGAGAGCTGTCTCACACTTTATTTCTACACGTTCTTAATTTACACAATCCACATGTGCTGGTTGTGAAGATGTACCGggtgagctgactggagaaggcagagtgtgtgtgagtgttggagtgagtgagtgaatgagtgagtgagtgaatgagtgtgtgtgtgcctccagTCGATGGTGATCACTGCAGCGATTTTAAACACACTACACAACCAGGCTGTCTGGAAACTAAAATGATACTTAAGTTAAACGTGTACAGTTTTCATTCTTTGATGATATCTGATGTAATCTTGGATTTGTACAACCTATGCTGATAATTTGGTTATCAAACAGTCCGGCCTGAATAGATGGACTTAAAGGCTTaaagtgaaatgaatgaatggaacAGGGTGTTATATGGTCTCAGGTCTTTTCTGCATTCAATGGAAAGCTGTCAGAgtcattgtttgtgtgtttgcacccTGCAGTGGCTGTGAGCCAGGCCAGTGGGATGGCAGCTCGCTTCATCATCCATTGTAACGTCCCTCAGTGGGGTTCAGACAAGTGTGAGGACCAGTTAGAGAAGACCGTGAAGAactgtctgtcagcagcagaggagaagaagctCAAGTCTGTGGCTTTCCCTTCACTTCCTGCTGGACGGTGAGTCTGCTCACACACCACTCACCCATTTCATGTTGACTAATGACTGTAAAGCCAAATAAAGACAGAAGGCCACTTCCAGCAGACAGATGAAGGCACACACATTACATGTCTTTCAAAGGCTTACTGCTCATACACTTTATGTTTTACATGCAGCTTAACTGACCACTGTATTAGAGTGACCACGTTCAGACGCATGTGAATGAGGCCAGTCTGTTGGTTGCCCGGCAACAAAGCTGATAAGATGATCTGCAGCACAACATGATGTTATCTGTCAAGGTGCTGCGGTGGACTTTGTGGCGTTTACTCGACGGTCAGAAGATAAATACAGTCCTGCCATGATAACTCTCGCAGTTGTCATAGTGTCACTGGATAATAAACTGCTGTGCAGCATCTCATAAGCCTTCAGACTCCTGAACTGTTACTCTGGACTTCCTGGAATCATGGTGCCATAACAACTTGATATTTCTGAGTCGTTATTCCCAACTTCCAATCGAATCTGCTCGGGAACACGTGGACGCTCACAGCAAACAGATGTTTGTATGAAAAGTGTGTGAACTTTACAATcagctacagcagctgattttaGAGGTTAGGGcacttaaagagacaggatgGTCGTAAAGACTTCTATCATATATAGTATAGatcatatataaatatttggGAGTCCtagtagaacaggtttacatactttagggttaggggttagggttcatctggtgcattgctgcagcatccgttttcacactgtgtcttttacgctctgttttagctacagagtgagacatctcacctctgttTAATCTTTGGGGACtgttgcacatgcgcattacttaatggacaggatgtagccaatgagaggcagagtagggcgggtcgTGCTGtgcaaggtagtgtgatctaaaataacacagctacagctggtaaccatggctgCGGTAAagctgtttatattttataatagatatataaaaatatatatttatatactgcttgttacatagtgatgcacACAAGTCACAGAAGTAAAGGCTAGACTCCAAACCCGGCATTTCAGGCAGAACAGGAGCAGCATTTTCTATGGGAGACAGTAACTCACCTTGACTTTggactttttcacttttcagaccttttacatgcacaaaaatgcttcataacacaataaaggaaaggcaaaaaccccaaATCATAACATGACCCCTTTAAGTAAAAGGTGAAAAAGTAACTGTTCACTGTGTGCCGTgacactgctgtgatgtcatgtttTGGTAAAGTCAGTCTTGTTGGACTGAGTTTCTGATTTGTAATTCTGACTTAGACGACCCTCCCATTTCATTTTTCCATGTGGGAggtgtttttatctgatttttGAAAATATGTCGTGTCACTGGTACCGACAGCACCCTTCCCCCACAGCCTCTGACACTGTTGAAATTCAgggctgttttcagtctgaacgcTCACGGACCCTaccaaacacaacactgactgaTATGGAGATGATAACTTTTTTTGATAAAGCACCTTTCTTAACAAGGTCACATGGTGCTGGTACAAATAAAGTCAAGTAATACACAGAGAAGTGGATGATGTCAGACTGTGTCACATAAAGCTGATGGTGTGGACGGCCTCACAGACGTGTCATTACTCACACACTAcagtttcagtgttttggtAACATGCAGCTGTGATGATCAGATGACGGGCAGCGGTCAGCTCCGTCTGTGACACTTCTATCTGCTCACATGtcacatcattatcatttaCAGCACTGTTTTTAGCTGTAGCTCATGGACAGTAGTCTTCCTCATTCCTCATTAGTCTAGCGTGTGCTCTTCCATTTGTGCTGCTCACTACAGATTGAGTTAACGAGTTGAATCTTTCTCACAGGAACGGGTTCCCAAAGCAGACGGCCGCCCAGCTCATCCTCAAGGCCATCTCCAACCATTTTGTGTCgtccaccagctcctctctgaaAAACATTTACTTTGTGCTGTTTGACAGTGAGAGCATTGGAATATATCTTCAGGAAATGGCCAAGCTGGACGCGAAGTGAGGATTCTTGTGTTGGGGTTTGTTTTTCTAACTGTTGTTTGTTGCAGGTGGTGTAGATAGGTGATTTGACATTAGGGCTTTGATGTGGAATCTGTCTTggttaaagaggaaaaaaacaatatttgtgaGTGGAGTGCTGTTCACATTTATGTTCCACTGTCCCTTCAAGAGATTGCATTCTTTATAGATTAGATAATTTAAATGCGTACAGTTTGCCATTATGGTTCcttgtttttaatgatgtttttacaTTCCATGTACAAATATAACAGTTTTTTTCCTGGCCTCTGTAGTTTCTGATACAGTTAGTTTACTAAAAAACTGTGGTTCATTctgctttgaaataaaaatccaaTGTTTTACACCAAACTTTTaacacatattttttgtttcattttttaagaatTTCAATTCTAATTTTACTAGAACATGTTGGGAGCCACATACACAAAGTATCTGACAGCTAAATGTATCTCAACACCTAAAACGTCAAGTGAGGAGAAAGTCTTAACCCTCGTGTGCATTCTGTTTACTCCCCTCGTCCTACGGGCCAAAAATGACCCGCCTTCGCTAAACCCCTAAAATAAAGCAGCCTGACTGAATTTAGTCCAAAGATCTACAACCTGTCATTCATCTCAGTCTTTGTGAGTATCTGGGTAATCTCTATTCATAATCCAGAAACACTGAATTTTATCCGTGCACACcaattgttttcattacaaCACAAGTCCAGGAGGACTCAgaagtcattactacattattacattagtactgagtactcatgggtCGAACCAAAGCCATCTCTAACTAGGCCTTCAATTTGATCTCAagtacacacctgtaaagttttgtgactgtaACGGGGATGGTTGGGATGTCCAAAGGCCGACTGAGTATCGTGACGACACCAGCTTCACTGTCGCAGcttgtaataatgtagtaatgactactgaggATTGATGAGTGGAAAAGTCATCAAAATTCATGTTGGAAGAAGGTAAAAATAAGTTTTCACTACTGTTAAAATAGTGGCGGGTCATTTTTTACCCTTAGGACAACACAAGGATGAGGCTGGTGTAATAACAACAATGTGTTAGTCTGTCTCTCAAAACTCTGACTTCACTtctctgtctgtggctctcCGCCCAGAGCTCACTGGTTCCTACCAAAGATGtaaatcttcaaaaaaaaaaacttaaaatctctAGTTTTATTGTAAATTCATAAAACAGCTTCTTTCTGGAGTTGCATGTCAGAcagtttttaatagtttttggatcacaatggagctctgtggcacagaggaagaagatatatcaggctgtgatacaCACAATACTTCTGCACATGGGACTTGTTGActagaataaaaatatagaatatacaTACAAGATGGCAGAGCTTTAAAATAAGAGGTGTGTCCATCCTTACTGTAGGCTTATTGTCTGATGTACATAcaattaaaggtgtaatttgtaattaTTAATTTGAAGGTGGCTCTAAAACTGTAGGTGGCCAACAGTTGCTTACTACACTATTTGCTGTAGCAACTATCTgctgttagcttagttagctgtggATCTAATTGGCCTAATAACGTCTGTCTGGGCTGCAACTTCAGACCACAAGGGGAATCGTCCTGATCGACAGGACTCAGCAGCCTCACAGTGAACACATCTGGACAGCAGACGGGGACTGAACTCAGCCTCTGAGAGCAGCGGAGGTCAGtctgaagacaggggatacagtagAGAGGTAATTTACAGTGGAACATTTTCGCAACTGACTCTGAAtagaggatttattttgaccaaacgAGAGGTGATCGTTTTGGTGAGTTTGAATGAAGCGTGTTTTACGATGATTTAACAGGCgattaaagctggagtgtgtaagttatttctggCGTCATTTGgccaaaaatcaataataacctttcagcatattgtaattcatagtgttatgacagaacactggacttctgtatctcctcttggctctgtattcaggctttTAAAAGTCAATGCCGTgacggcagtgttcagccaatcacagttcattttacagagcaagctgttttgggcgttCCTATTGGTTGCTCGACCAAAGTCGATGCGAGTTCACCTTCCATCGGTGGTGAAGGTGCAACGGCGGACGTCTCGGCAGGAAAAGCCGCTATCCcggcattaccaacaaaagtgtacacggctaagcaagccaaaaaaagtaagaccgatgtagagaaacgagagtctaagagggagagtgacaatagacggaataaatcgtgtgtaaaaacagacaagcatatccgaggtggagagagcttagcGATAGCATCGGGCTGAAGTTGGATTCTTAGCTtgttcttctcctggacaggtgagcctccaatgTCAGTTTTACGTAGCTaataatctaaatgtgtggtagtaattggctgtgtagttgaaatgaccgtgaatctaataaagcaggtggtttgtggtcacaattgacgagtaatgttgtgagttgattagctttatgctaaccgtAGCCAAAGGCTCACGACAGCTACAAGCAAGTCAAAGTCAACGTCAAATGTATTGTCAGTAGCGTTATATATACACGACATACAGAGGACGTGTGTCgtgtaaatatggatgtgacagttattatttattttcaggttacggtgaaaagaaagaagtgtctgaataaagtggttgtCTCCGTGCATGTGGGGGTAATTGTTTACTGTAGcgttatatgttgttttattattcttagcattcacacctctttcccgtgatatataagtgttgctgttgtcattagattatgCTGTATAAGTATCACGTCGGTATGACAAATGTCGTAGCGTTATTAGTGCCAGACATATAGGCTATGTCATGCTGAGACgttagcaagaaataattgttgtcAGTCTCTATCGCTCTtctaaacaatgcaaaagtaatgtttgtttgttcatacgTTCAATTTGTTCACGAGAGAAAGGTAAAGTACTTTCTTACCTATAATTTGGCCATGGCAAGTGTTTGACAGAAAAGTTCCGACGTGAATATGCCAAGCGCTACAGTCGCGCGCGTCCACGAGAGTGGAAAGTGAAAGTGTGTAGCTACGGAGTCGAAACAGGGAGGGGGCGCAGttgtttccatcccagtctcatgcgtttttcacatattatacaaactccagctttaagctcgtcttagttcagtaaaagagataAACTTGAATTTAGAcgtgtacggttgtatttttctgtttagcaAAGAAAATTGGTGTCAAGTAGTGAACaggctgcttttacatctcccaaGGAGACgggacgggccggggctagttggttagcatgctaacttcaggaaACATCTCTGTAACAAAGAACATAGAAGTCTTTGACagaacgtcaacactgttgtttcttcacactctgagACTCTAGACTACGACTGTGGCAAAATCTGACAACCTGCACCTGAAGTACCTAAAGCAGCCCTTCAGTCTGCGAGAAGTTGAGCTGAGTCATTAAAACCtgttcagtcagtcagctgctgcCTTGCAGCATCAATGTCTGAGAAGATCCGATGACATATCTAATCGCATTCTGATGGAGGGGAGTTGATCAGGACCTACTCAGTGCACTAATGAATCAAACTGATCATAAGACAACTTTCCACTACTGTAACacaagaaaaatacagcttgGTTAACGTGACTGAAACAAG
This genomic interval carries:
- the macroh2a2 gene encoding core histone macro-H2A.2, coding for MSARGGKKKATKLSRSSRAGVIFPVGRMMRYLRTGTHKYRIGMGAPVYMAAVIEYLAAEILELAGNAARDNKKGRITPRHIKLAVANDEELNQLLRGVTISNGGVLPRIHPELLSKKRGGRVKVDSQASVPEKQEERSKSKKPIKSFKKVKGKRGRKPKSTDNESVPNSTVEDGPGDGFTILSAKSLFLGQKLSLTESEISKIGTIKVEGIINPTNAEMDLKDGVGNALEKAGGRDFLDGVKELRKAQGPLEVASVAVSQASGMAARFIIHCNVPQWGSDKCEDQLEKTVKNCLSAAEEKKLKSVAFPSLPAGRNGFPKQTAAQLILKAISNHFVSSTSSSLKNIYFVLFDSESIGIYLQEMAKLDAK